One window from the genome of Echinicola vietnamensis DSM 17526 encodes:
- a CDS encoding ChaN family lipoprotein, with translation MKRLSLLVAIAILIVSSALSQQKPAYKIYHQKGRKTAYKKLVRKISKADVVFFGELHNDPISHWLQLELSKDLAEERDLLMGAEMFEADNQEALDRYLTGKIDQNGLDSLARLWPNYKTDYAPLVEFAKENSIRFIATNIPRRYASAVYKRGGFGALDSLSAQEKSWIAPLPIPFDPQLPGYQNMLEMMGDHGSMDMVKAQAIKDATMAHFISKNYLPEHLFFHFNGAYHSNNHEGIYWYLKKYRPQLDLITISMVVQKDVKTLEENHKGLADFIICVDENMTKTY, from the coding sequence ATGAAGCGTTTATCCTTACTCGTGGCCATAGCTATTTTGATCGTTTCTTCGGCCTTGTCCCAGCAAAAACCAGCCTATAAGATCTATCATCAAAAGGGGAGAAAAACCGCTTACAAGAAACTGGTAAGAAAGATCTCAAAAGCAGATGTGGTCTTTTTTGGTGAACTCCATAATGATCCTATCAGCCACTGGCTCCAATTGGAGCTCAGCAAAGATTTAGCGGAAGAGCGGGACCTTCTGATGGGAGCGGAGATGTTTGAAGCAGACAATCAAGAGGCCTTGGACCGCTACCTGACCGGTAAAATTGACCAAAACGGCTTGGACAGTTTGGCCCGACTATGGCCCAATTACAAAACGGATTATGCACCATTGGTGGAATTTGCCAAGGAAAATAGTATCCGTTTCATTGCCACCAATATCCCTAGAAGATATGCCAGTGCAGTTTACAAAAGGGGAGGCTTTGGGGCATTGGACAGTTTGTCCGCGCAAGAAAAGTCTTGGATAGCGCCGTTACCGATCCCTTTCGACCCACAGCTGCCAGGATACCAAAACATGCTGGAAATGATGGGTGACCATGGAAGCATGGATATGGTAAAAGCCCAAGCCATTAAAGATGCCACCATGGCTCATTTTATTTCAAAAAACTACCTACCTGAACACCTTTTTTTTCACTTCAATGGTGCTTATCATTCCAATAATCATGAAGGGATATATTGGTACTTAAAAAAATACCGACCTCAACTTGACCTCATCACCATTTCCATGGTCGTCCAAAAGGATGTCAAAACCCTGGAAGAAAATCATAAAGGACTTGCGGACTTTATCATTTGTGTGGATGAGAACATGACCAAAACCTATTAG
- a CDS encoding sensor histidine kinase, with product MEIIIRNLREIKRVVLYVIVVIILSLFADAVVEWRMADHPMLYIKDLINIAIILIATLFYRLDLIKLKVVLAVAVYSIFISIYLSIPVRLESNSLVMEAYFVKVELITILLMLVAGILIHRHHMIYVLVINAAFIITCMIFLPVDYPASKYIFYLVLLTGAGLSGQRLQKALMELRENLAGANAEIAKNNKKLIEVNKQKDQLFRIIGHDIRTPFNQISMVLSILSNDMDNAKFEEMKKAMETAVDNGNLLLQDLMIWAKAQATDSMAVKETVPLFPLIQKEVRFFEGQAKRKSVQINNQVQKGIKVFADPNMTATIIRNFISNALKFSHRDSTIEILIDKNEGFSSISVKDYGTGMKPEDLEKLRYSEKNVVSQEGTEKEAGTGFGVRICQKLAEHQGGKVKITSEWGKGSTFSLILPPVPLSKDTKPSKPLES from the coding sequence ATGGAAATTATAATAAGAAACTTAAGGGAAATAAAGCGTGTTGTCCTTTATGTCATTGTCGTGATCATTCTCTCGTTGTTTGCGGATGCGGTGGTGGAATGGAGAATGGCTGATCATCCAATGCTCTACATAAAGGACCTCATAAATATTGCTATTATTTTGATAGCAACATTATTTTATAGGCTAGACCTCATAAAACTGAAGGTCGTATTGGCTGTGGCCGTTTACTCCATATTTATCAGCATTTACTTATCCATTCCTGTTCGGCTGGAGAGTAATTCCTTGGTGATGGAAGCCTATTTTGTCAAAGTGGAGCTGATCACCATTCTCCTCATGTTGGTAGCTGGCATCCTGATCCATCGGCATCATATGATCTATGTTCTGGTGATAAACGCCGCCTTTATCATCACTTGCATGATTTTCCTTCCAGTAGACTACCCGGCTTCCAAATACATTTTCTATCTGGTACTCCTGACTGGGGCCGGCCTCTCTGGACAACGACTTCAAAAAGCGCTCATGGAATTAAGGGAAAACCTGGCCGGAGCCAATGCTGAAATTGCCAAAAACAACAAAAAGTTGATTGAGGTGAATAAGCAAAAGGATCAACTCTTCCGGATCATTGGCCATGATATCAGAACCCCCTTTAATCAGATCAGCATGGTCTTAAGTATCCTGTCCAACGACATGGACAATGCTAAATTTGAAGAAATGAAAAAAGCCATGGAAACGGCTGTGGACAATGGCAATCTTCTGCTTCAAGACCTTATGATCTGGGCCAAAGCCCAAGCAACGGACTCTATGGCGGTAAAAGAAACAGTACCACTCTTCCCTCTCATCCAAAAGGAAGTCCGGTTCTTTGAAGGCCAAGCAAAACGGAAATCCGTACAGATCAATAATCAGGTCCAGAAAGGCATAAAGGTCTTCGCAGATCCTAATATGACGGCGACCATCATAAGAAACTTTATCTCAAATGCCCTTAAATTTTCTCATAGGGATTCCACCATCGAAATTTTAATCGATAAAAATGAAGGGTTCAGCAGTATTTCCGTGAAGGATTATGGCACAGGCATGAAGCCGGAGGACTTAGAAAAGTTAAGGTATTCAGAAAAGAATGTCGTATCTCAAGAGGGCACTGAAAAAGAAGCCGGAACCGGTTTTGGGGTTAGAATTTGCCAGAAACTGGCAGAACATCAAGGAGGAAAGGTAAAAATAACAAGTGAATGGGGCAAAGGAAGTACTTTTAGCCTGATCTTACCTCCAGTGCCCCTATCCAAAGACACCAAACCATCAAAACCTTTGGAAAGCTAA
- a CDS encoding peroxiredoxin-like family protein: MRLKMLLVAASVATLLCSSAYAQEVPAQPTDIAPLLIGEKIPDSQVKDPDGATISLQEEISKKPTVLIFYRGGWCPYCNKHLAELQAVEQDILDLGYQILAISPDAPSQLKTTLDKNELTYRLFSDNDLKVTKAFGLAFKAPDRYKDMLFNASGQENPGILPVPAVFVLDQEGTILFEYINPNYDSRISGTMLKAALESLQE, translated from the coding sequence ATGCGATTAAAAATGTTATTGGTGGCTGCTAGTGTTGCCACGCTGTTATGCTCGTCCGCCTATGCGCAGGAGGTTCCTGCTCAACCTACCGATATTGCTCCACTCTTGATTGGGGAAAAAATTCCAGACAGTCAGGTCAAAGATCCTGATGGAGCCACTATCTCATTACAGGAGGAAATTTCCAAGAAACCTACCGTACTGATCTTTTACCGCGGTGGATGGTGCCCGTACTGTAATAAGCACCTGGCCGAACTTCAGGCAGTGGAACAGGATATTTTGGACTTGGGCTATCAAATCCTCGCCATAAGTCCCGATGCCCCTTCCCAGCTGAAGACTACCTTGGACAAAAACGAATTGACCTACCGCCTCTTTTCGGACAATGACCTGAAAGTGACCAAGGCGTTTGGCCTTGCATTCAAAGCACCTGATCGCTACAAGGATATGCTGTTCAATGCTTCCGGTCAGGAAAACCCGGGCATTCTTCCTGTTCCTGCAGTCTTCGTCTTGGATCAGGAAGGCACGATCCTTTTTGAATACATAAATCCAAACTACGATAGCAGAATCAGCGGCACAATGCTAAAGGCTGCTTTGGAAAGCCTACAGGAATAA
- a CDS encoding winged helix-turn-helix transcriptional regulator, whose amino-acid sequence MDKSTIEDQEKVHICSSEFVVAVRDTLNVISGKWKLPIIGSLCYGKKRFKDLENDIPKITPRMLSKELKELELNSIITRTVYDTTPVTVEYELTPSGRKIRELLDAMVKWGLQHRETVMHAEK is encoded by the coding sequence ATGGACAAATCAACGATAGAAGACCAGGAAAAAGTTCACATTTGCTCCAGTGAATTTGTGGTTGCGGTACGTGATACGCTAAACGTGATCAGTGGAAAATGGAAACTGCCCATCATTGGCTCGCTTTGCTATGGTAAAAAAAGGTTTAAGGACCTGGAAAATGATATTCCCAAAATCACCCCGCGGATGCTTTCCAAAGAGCTCAAAGAACTCGAACTAAACAGTATCATTACCAGAACAGTGTACGACACCACTCCGGTAACCGTGGAATATGAGCTTACCCCATCTGGCAGAAAAATCCGTGAGCTATTGGACGCGATGGTAAAATGGGGGCTGCAGCATCGGGAAACGGTGATGCATGCCGAAAAATAA
- a CDS encoding nitroreductase family protein: protein MSLLENLEWRYATKKMNGKAVPQEKVDYILEAARLSPSSSGLQPYRVIVVTDPEIKEKMKPIAWDQSQITDASHILVFAAWENYTEEKIKAVFKETLTARGLPLDKMDAYRERLWGMYSQLPEEWHAHHAAKQAYIAFGTAIAAAAEQKVDATPMEGFDPEGLDALLGLKELGLKSAVVLPLGYRDEENDWLAGMKKFRTPKEEFIITSDELVEQ, encoded by the coding sequence ATGAGTTTATTAGAGAATTTAGAGTGGAGATATGCCACCAAAAAAATGAACGGAAAGGCAGTTCCCCAAGAGAAGGTAGACTATATCCTGGAGGCCGCAAGGCTTTCCCCATCATCTTCAGGGCTGCAACCCTATCGCGTGATCGTGGTTACAGATCCTGAGATCAAAGAAAAGATGAAACCCATCGCTTGGGACCAAAGCCAGATCACCGATGCTTCGCATATCTTGGTTTTTGCTGCTTGGGAAAATTACACCGAGGAAAAAATTAAAGCTGTTTTTAAAGAAACACTAACCGCCAGAGGGTTACCACTGGACAAAATGGATGCGTATAGAGAGCGTCTTTGGGGCATGTACAGCCAGCTGCCAGAAGAATGGCACGCCCACCATGCTGCCAAGCAAGCCTATATTGCATTTGGCACTGCGATCGCAGCAGCTGCCGAGCAGAAGGTAGATGCCACACCAATGGAAGGATTCGACCCAGAAGGCCTGGATGCGCTTCTTGGGCTCAAGGAACTTGGCCTTAAAAGTGCTGTAGTCCTACCTTTGGGTTATCGAGACGAGGAAAATGACTGGCTTGCCGGCATGAAAAAATTCCGTACGCCAAAAGAGGAATTTATCATAACATCCGATGAATTAGTGGAACAATAA
- a CDS encoding DUF3127 domain-containing protein, protein MEINGKIIQVLPEQSGNGRNGTWRKQDFILETEGQYPKKVCLTVWGDKIDQFGMQQGDTVKAGIEIESREYNSRWYTDVKVWRVDKQGGSPAGNQGQSSAPEVSTFNDESGEDILPF, encoded by the coding sequence ATGGAAATTAACGGTAAAATCATTCAAGTTTTGCCAGAGCAATCTGGCAATGGCAGAAACGGTACATGGAGAAAGCAAGATTTCATTCTTGAAACGGAAGGACAATACCCCAAAAAAGTTTGCCTGACGGTATGGGGAGACAAAATCGACCAATTTGGCATGCAGCAGGGAGACACGGTCAAAGCAGGCATTGAAATTGAAAGTCGCGAGTACAACAGCAGATGGTATACTGATGTAAAAGTATGGAGAGTGGATAAGCAAGGAGGCTCACCTGCAGGCAACCAAGGGCAGTCAAGTGCTCCAGAAGTAAGTACTTTCAATGATGAAAGTGGTGAAGATATTTTGCCATTCTAA